The Candidatus Hydrogenedentota bacterium genome has a segment encoding these proteins:
- a CDS encoding MBL fold metallo-hydrolase, with protein sequence MIFRHFLTSNNESNAFIAACGETHRALLVDAGAFDRSMAEFLERNGLVLTHVFITHDHFDHTDALRDIARKYAPEIFSGSGHAGGMATRTMGHGDELRIGSLTGKVLSVPGHTPDGVCLRLPGMVFTGDALFAGSIGGTPTSSLAEQLKEGIRRHIFTLPPDTELHTGHGPSSTVAIESRHNPFFV encoded by the coding sequence GTGATTTTCAGGCATTTCCTCACATCCAACAACGAGTCCAACGCCTTCATCGCGGCATGCGGGGAAACGCACCGCGCGCTGCTGGTGGACGCGGGCGCTTTCGACCGGTCCATGGCGGAATTCCTCGAACGGAACGGGCTTGTGTTGACGCATGTCTTCATCACCCATGACCATTTTGACCACACCGACGCGCTCCGGGACATCGCGCGGAAGTATGCACCGGAAATTTTCAGCGGATCGGGCCACGCTGGCGGCATGGCGACCCGCACGATGGGCCACGGCGACGAACTGCGCATTGGAAGCCTGACCGGAAAGGTCCTCTCCGTCCCCGGCCACACCCCGGACGGGGTCTGCCTGAGGCTTCCCGGCATGGTTTTCACCGGCGACGCCCTGTTCGCGGGCTCCATCGGCGGCACGCCCACGTCCAGTCTTGCGGAACAGCTCAAGGAGGGCATCCGCCGGCATATTTTCACTTTGCCGCCCGACACTGAGCTGCACACGGGCCACGGCCCCTCCAGCACGGTCGCCATAGAAAGCCGGCACAACCCGTTCTTTGTCTGA
- a CDS encoding zf-TFIIB domain-containing protein yields the protein MNCPACKNPLVAIEYHQVEVDYCTACRGVWLDAGELELLSEMTGGPAAPPPSTVSPAGTEKPRRCPICFGPMGQRATEDEEPVVWDQCGAGHGAWFDRGELAHALRTGGADRTPVLGWLGEIFSADFGGESYKEGDTPC from the coding sequence ATGAATTGTCCCGCATGCAAGAATCCACTGGTGGCGATAGAGTACCATCAGGTGGAGGTGGACTACTGCACGGCCTGCCGGGGGGTGTGGCTGGACGCCGGGGAGCTGGAACTGCTCTCGGAAATGACCGGCGGACCCGCCGCGCCGCCGCCCTCCACCGTTTCGCCCGCCGGCACTGAAAAACCCCGGCGCTGCCCCATCTGCTTTGGCCCGATGGGACAGCGGGCCACAGAGGACGAGGAGCCGGTGGTTTGGGACCAGTGCGGGGCGGGGCACGGCGCCTGGTTTGACCGGGGCGAACTGGCGCACGCGCTCAGGACGGGCGGCGCGGACAGAACGCCGGTGCTGGGCTGGCTGGGTGAAATATTTTCCGCGGACTTTGGCGGGGAAAGCTACAAAGAAGGAGACACCCCATGTTGA